In a single window of the Streptacidiphilus sp. P02-A3a genome:
- a CDS encoding arginine repressor, with translation MTDDLQPAPATGPVPQLPQTRTARHRRIVDLVTRQPVRSQSQLAKLLADDGLAVTQATLSRDLDELGAVKIRNQYGTLIYAVPAEGGDRTPQAPMGESANETRLARLCGELMVSATASGNLVVLRTPPGAAQFLASALDQTGLHEIIGTIAGDDTVLLISRDPAGGEAVAAHLLGLAES, from the coding sequence ATGACCGACGACCTCCAGCCCGCCCCGGCCACGGGACCGGTGCCGCAGCTGCCGCAGACGCGCACAGCGAGACACCGCCGGATCGTGGACCTGGTGACCAGGCAGCCCGTCCGTTCGCAGAGCCAGTTGGCGAAGCTGCTCGCGGACGACGGACTCGCCGTCACCCAGGCCACGCTCTCCCGCGACCTGGACGAGCTGGGGGCGGTCAAGATCCGCAACCAGTACGGCACGCTGATCTACGCCGTCCCGGCCGAGGGCGGCGACCGGACGCCGCAGGCGCCGATGGGGGAGTCCGCCAACGAGACCCGGCTGGCCCGGCTCTGCGGCGAGCTGATGGTCTCCGCGACCGCCTCCGGCAACCTGGTGGTGCTGCGCACCCCGCCCGGCGCGGCCCAGTTCCTTGCCTCCGCGCTGGACCAGACCGGACTGCACGAGATCATCGGCACCATCGCCGGGGACGACACCGTGCTGCTGATCAGCCGCGACCCGGCCGGTGGCGAGGCCGTGGCCGCCCACCTGCTCGGCCTCGCCGAGTCCTGA
- a CDS encoding sigma-70 family RNA polymerase sigma factor, whose translation MTPALPPSLVTPPSAPLGPPPPSAADPALRGAFLGLLRSLAAARALDPEDLEQQVWLRAAAERRASRPAARLRALTVQEFRRALAEAAEQARSRETAARLAARSRPEDASPEQRTLAAERARELRTAVARLPARCPALVAALLESPAPGYRELAERLALPRGSIGPTRARCLACLRRMLPPVRW comes from the coding sequence ATGACGCCCGCGCTGCCCCCGTCGCTCGTCACCCCGCCGTCGGCCCCGCTCGGCCCGCCGCCGCCGAGTGCCGCCGATCCTGCGTTGCGGGGGGCCTTCCTCGGGCTGCTGCGCTCGCTCGCCGCCGCCCGCGCCCTGGACCCGGAGGACCTGGAGCAGCAGGTGTGGCTGCGCGCCGCCGCCGAGCGCCGGGCCTCGCGTCCGGCCGCCCGGCTGCGGGCACTGACCGTGCAGGAGTTCCGCCGGGCCCTGGCCGAGGCCGCCGAGCAGGCCCGCTCCCGGGAGACGGCGGCCCGGCTGGCCGCCCGCAGCCGCCCGGAGGACGCGTCGCCCGAGCAGCGGACGCTGGCGGCGGAGCGGGCCAGGGAGCTGCGGACCGCCGTCGCCCGGCTGCCCGCCCGCTGCCCGGCGCTGGTCGCCGCGCTGCTGGAGTCCCCGGCGCCGGGCTACCGGGAGCTGGCTGAGCGCCTGGCGCTGCCGCGCGGCAGCATCGGACCCACCCGCGCCCGCTGCCTGGCCTGCCTGCGCCGGATGCTGCCACCGGTCCGCTGGTGA
- a CDS encoding argininosuccinate synthase, producing the protein MAERVVLAYSGGLDTSVCIGWIAEETGAEVIAVAVDVGQGGEDLDAIRQRALDCGAVEAEVADARQEFADEYCLPALKANALYQGQYPLVSALSRPVIVKHLVAAAKKHGAGTVAHGCTGKGNDQVRFEVGINSLAPGLKCIAPVRDYAMTRDKAIAFAEAKNLPIVTTKKNPYSIDQNVFGRAVETGFLEDIWNAPIEDVYQYTQNPATPREADEVVVSFEAGVPVAIDGRKVSVLQAIEELNQRAGAQGIGRLDMVEDRLVGIKSREIYEAPGAIALITAHQALENVTLERELARYKRQVEQRWAELVYDGLWFSPLKRALDGFVNEANQHVSGDIRMVLHGGRAVVNGRASQQSLYDFNLATYDTGDTFDQSLSKGFIEIFGLSSKIAAKRDLQG; encoded by the coding sequence ATGGCCGAGCGCGTCGTACTCGCCTACTCGGGCGGTCTTGACACGTCCGTCTGCATCGGTTGGATCGCCGAGGAGACCGGCGCCGAGGTCATCGCCGTCGCCGTCGACGTCGGCCAGGGCGGCGAGGACCTGGACGCGATCCGCCAGCGTGCGCTGGACTGCGGCGCGGTCGAGGCCGAGGTCGCCGACGCCCGGCAGGAGTTCGCCGACGAGTACTGCCTGCCCGCGCTCAAGGCCAACGCCCTCTACCAGGGCCAGTACCCGCTGGTCTCCGCGCTGTCGCGGCCGGTCATCGTCAAGCACCTGGTCGCCGCCGCCAAGAAGCACGGCGCCGGTACCGTCGCCCACGGCTGCACCGGCAAGGGCAACGACCAGGTCCGGTTCGAGGTCGGCATCAACTCGCTGGCCCCCGGCCTGAAGTGCATCGCCCCGGTGCGCGACTACGCGATGACCCGGGACAAGGCCATCGCCTTCGCCGAGGCCAAGAACCTGCCGATCGTCACCACCAAGAAGAACCCCTACTCCATCGACCAGAACGTCTTCGGTCGCGCCGTGGAGACCGGCTTCCTGGAGGACATCTGGAACGCCCCGATCGAGGACGTCTACCAGTACACCCAGAACCCGGCCACCCCGCGCGAGGCCGACGAGGTCGTCGTCAGCTTCGAGGCCGGGGTCCCGGTCGCCATCGACGGCCGCAAGGTCAGCGTGCTCCAGGCGATCGAGGAGCTCAACCAGCGGGCCGGCGCCCAGGGCATCGGCCGCCTCGACATGGTCGAGGACCGGCTGGTCGGCATCAAGTCCCGCGAGATCTACGAGGCCCCCGGCGCGATCGCGCTGATCACCGCCCACCAGGCGCTGGAGAACGTCACCCTGGAGCGCGAACTCGCCCGCTACAAGCGGCAGGTCGAGCAGCGGTGGGCCGAACTGGTCTACGACGGCCTGTGGTTCTCCCCGCTCAAGCGCGCCCTCGACGGCTTCGTCAACGAGGCCAACCAGCACGTCAGCGGCGACATCCGGATGGTCCTGCACGGCGGTCGCGCGGTGGTCAACGGCCGCGCCTCGCAGCAGTCGCTGTACGACTTCAACCTGGCCACCTACGACACCGGCGACACCTTCGACCAGTCGCTGTCCAAGGGCTTCATCGAGATCTTCGGCCTGTCCTCGAAGATCGCCGCCAAGCGCGACCTGCAGGGCTGA
- a CDS encoding GNAT family N-acetyltransferase produces MTSSFPEISISTDRLVLRAFEPQDVPALTEMMSDELVRTWTTVPLGYTEADAAAWVALLAPAERTAGRGLVLAVHEFLTQRLVGSVRLRATDWRLRATEAEVVTAPWARGEGYAGEALRGVARWLFEDQRFERLELRTAAGNSAAQQVAQKTGAISEGVLRSAWIVRDGDAPGGVRSELILWSLLPEDLDGTDPSDEEPDPNW; encoded by the coding sequence ATGACGTCCAGCTTCCCCGAGATCTCGATCAGCACTGACCGGCTGGTGCTACGGGCCTTCGAGCCGCAGGACGTGCCCGCGCTCACCGAGATGATGTCGGACGAGCTGGTCCGCACCTGGACCACCGTCCCGCTCGGCTACACCGAGGCCGACGCCGCCGCCTGGGTCGCCCTGCTCGCCCCCGCCGAGCGCACCGCGGGCCGGGGCCTGGTCCTGGCCGTGCACGAGTTCCTGACCCAGCGCCTGGTCGGCAGCGTCCGGCTGCGCGCCACCGACTGGCGGCTGCGGGCCACCGAGGCCGAGGTGGTCACCGCCCCCTGGGCCCGCGGCGAGGGCTACGCCGGGGAGGCCCTGCGCGGCGTCGCCCGCTGGCTGTTCGAGGACCAGCGGTTCGAGCGGCTGGAACTGCGCACCGCGGCCGGCAACAGCGCCGCCCAGCAGGTCGCCCAGAAGACCGGCGCGATCAGCGAGGGAGTCCTGCGCAGCGCCTGGATCGTCCGCGACGGCGACGCGCCGGGCGGCGTCCGCAGCGAGCTGATCCTGTGGAGCCTGCTGCCGGAGGACCTGGACGGAACCGACCCCTCCGACGAGGAACCGGACCCGAACTGGTGA
- a CDS encoding acetylornithine transaminase gives MSSTEAPTGNEQLTARWQGALMDNFGTPRVPFVRGEGVHLWDADGKRYTDLLAGIAVNSLGHAHPAVVAAVTEQIGTLGHVSNLFMAEPTIRLAERLIELSGRPDGRVYFSNSGAEAVEAAFKIGRLTGRTHMVSATGGFHGRTMGALALTAQPGKQEPFLPLPGEVSNVPYGDTEALRAAVTTETALVILEPIQGENGVVVPPADYLRAAREITRATGTLLVLDEIQTGIGRTGHWFAHQALEGVDPDVVTLAKGLGGGLPIGATLAFGDAAALLHPGQHGSTFSGNPVVCAAALAVLHTIESQGLLDQVTKVGDRLRTGIEAIGDPSPTSGRGGPIVDHVRGAGTLLGIVLTEPVAGQFQAAAQRAGFLVNACTPNAVRLAPPLVLTERDADTFLAVLPGILRSIR, from the coding sequence ATGAGCAGCACCGAGGCGCCGACGGGCAACGAGCAACTGACCGCTCGCTGGCAGGGCGCGCTGATGGACAACTTCGGCACCCCGCGGGTCCCCTTCGTCCGCGGCGAGGGCGTGCACCTGTGGGACGCCGACGGCAAGCGCTACACCGACCTGCTGGCCGGGATCGCGGTCAACTCCCTCGGCCACGCCCACCCGGCGGTGGTCGCCGCCGTCACCGAGCAGATCGGCACCCTGGGCCACGTCTCGAACCTGTTCATGGCCGAGCCCACGATCCGCCTCGCCGAGCGGCTGATCGAGCTGTCCGGGCGGCCGGACGGCCGGGTCTACTTCTCCAACTCCGGCGCCGAGGCGGTCGAGGCCGCCTTCAAGATCGGACGGCTGACCGGCCGCACCCACATGGTCTCCGCCACCGGCGGCTTCCACGGCCGGACGATGGGGGCGCTCGCGCTCACCGCCCAGCCCGGCAAGCAGGAGCCCTTCCTGCCCCTGCCCGGCGAGGTCAGCAACGTCCCCTACGGCGACACCGAGGCGCTGCGGGCCGCCGTCACCACCGAGACCGCGTTGGTGATCCTGGAGCCGATCCAGGGCGAGAACGGCGTCGTCGTCCCGCCCGCCGACTACCTGCGCGCCGCCCGCGAGATCACCCGGGCCACCGGCACGCTGCTGGTCCTGGACGAGATCCAGACCGGCATCGGCCGCACCGGGCACTGGTTCGCGCACCAGGCCCTGGAGGGCGTCGACCCGGACGTGGTCACCCTGGCCAAGGGCCTCGGCGGCGGCCTGCCGATCGGCGCCACCCTCGCCTTCGGCGACGCCGCCGCGCTGCTCCACCCCGGCCAGCACGGCAGCACCTTCTCCGGCAACCCGGTGGTCTGCGCGGCCGCGCTGGCGGTGCTGCACACCATCGAGTCCCAGGGGCTGCTGGACCAGGTGACCAAGGTCGGCGACCGGCTGCGCACCGGGATCGAGGCCATCGGCGACCCTTCCCCGACCTCCGGCCGGGGAGGCCCCATCGTGGACCACGTCCGGGGCGCGGGCACGCTGCTCGGCATCGTGCTGACCGAGCCGGTCGCCGGGCAGTTCCAGGCCGCCGCCCAGCGCGCCGGGTTCCTGGTGAACGCCTGCACCCCGAACGCGGTCCGGCTGGCCCCGCCGCTGGTGCTGACCGAGCGGGACGCGGACACCTTCCTCGCGGTGCTGCCCGGGATACTGCGCTCCATCCGCTAG
- the argH gene encoding argininosuccinate lyase, translating to MSNDVRLWGARFADGPSEALARLSASVHFDWRLAPYDIAGSKAHAQVLHRAGHLDADELARMLEGLDTLLADVESGAFTGTVADEDVHTALERGLLERLGPDLGGKLRAGRSRNDQIATLGRMFLRDHARIIGGLVLDLQQALVGLAEAHPNTAMPGRTHLQHAQPVLFAHHVLAHVQALGRDAERLRQWDTRTAVSAYGSGALAGSSLGLDPQFVAAELGFEGGSAANSIDGTASRDYVAEFAFVTAMIGINLSRIAEEVIIWNTREFGFITLHDAFSTGSSIMPQKKNPDIAELARGKSGRLIGNLTGLLATLKALPLAYNRDLQEDKEPVFDSCDTLEVLLPAFTGMMATLTVHEERLEELAPAGFSLATDIAEWLVKQGTPFRVAHEVAGACVKYCEPRGLELSDLTDEQFAEISPLLTPEVRGVLTVHGAIASRDGRGGTAPSAVAVQLDEVRADLAAQREWVDAKR from the coding sequence ATGAGCAACGACGTACGCCTGTGGGGCGCGCGCTTCGCCGACGGACCCTCCGAGGCACTGGCCAGGCTCTCCGCCTCGGTCCACTTCGACTGGCGGCTCGCCCCCTACGACATCGCCGGGTCCAAGGCCCACGCCCAGGTCCTGCACCGGGCCGGGCACCTGGACGCCGACGAGCTGGCGCGGATGCTGGAGGGCCTGGACACGCTCCTGGCCGACGTCGAGTCCGGGGCCTTCACCGGCACCGTCGCCGACGAGGACGTGCACACCGCCCTCGAACGCGGCCTGCTGGAACGCCTCGGCCCCGACCTCGGCGGCAAGCTGCGCGCCGGGCGCTCCCGCAACGACCAGATCGCCACCCTCGGCCGGATGTTCCTGCGCGACCACGCCCGGATCATCGGCGGACTGGTGCTGGACCTCCAGCAGGCCCTGGTCGGCCTCGCCGAGGCGCACCCGAACACGGCGATGCCCGGGCGTACGCACCTCCAGCACGCCCAGCCGGTGCTCTTCGCCCACCACGTGCTCGCCCACGTCCAGGCCCTGGGCCGGGACGCCGAGCGGCTGCGCCAGTGGGACACCAGGACCGCCGTCTCCGCCTACGGCTCCGGCGCGCTCGCGGGCTCCTCGCTCGGCCTTGACCCGCAGTTCGTCGCCGCCGAGCTCGGCTTCGAGGGCGGCTCCGCCGCCAACTCCATCGACGGCACCGCCTCCCGCGACTACGTCGCCGAGTTCGCCTTCGTCACCGCGATGATCGGGATCAACCTCTCCCGGATCGCGGAGGAGGTGATCATCTGGAACACCCGCGAGTTCGGCTTCATCACACTGCACGACGCCTTCTCCACCGGTTCCTCGATCATGCCGCAGAAGAAGAACCCGGACATCGCGGAGCTGGCCCGGGGCAAGTCGGGACGCCTGATCGGCAACCTGACCGGGCTGCTGGCCACGCTCAAGGCGCTGCCGCTGGCGTACAACCGGGACCTCCAGGAGGACAAGGAGCCGGTCTTCGACTCCTGCGACACGCTGGAGGTGCTGCTCCCGGCGTTCACCGGGATGATGGCCACCCTCACCGTCCACGAGGAGCGGCTGGAGGAGCTGGCCCCGGCCGGGTTCTCGCTGGCCACCGACATCGCCGAGTGGCTGGTCAAGCAGGGCACGCCGTTCCGGGTGGCGCACGAGGTCGCCGGGGCCTGCGTGAAGTACTGCGAGCCGCGCGGCCTGGAGCTGTCGGACCTGACGGACGAGCAGTTCGCGGAGATCTCACCGCTGCTGACGCCCGAGGTGCGCGGGGTGCTCACGGTGCACGGCGCGATCGCCTCGCGCGACGGCCGGGGCGGCACCGCGCCGTCCGCCGTCGCGGTGCAGCTCGACGAGGTCAGGGCCGACCTGGCCGCCCAGCGGGAGTGGGTCGACGCCAAGCGCTAG
- the argJ gene encoding bifunctional glutamate N-acetyltransferase/amino-acid acetyltransferase ArgJ encodes MSSPHPTAGVGVTAAKGFRAAGITAGIKQSGTPDLALVINDGPTRAAAGVFTSNRVKAAPVLWSEQVLKGGQVSAVVLNSGGANACTGPLGFQDTHATAERVAEALGVDAAEVAVASTGLIGVRLPMDQLLPGIDTAAAELGEDGGEAAAIAIKTTDTVHKTATAGGPGWTVGGMAKGAGMLAPGLATMLVVLTTDAEVDSAGLDAALRAATRTTFDRVDSDGCMSTNDTVLLLASGASHTRPVPHEFAEAVRSVCADLARQLVGDAEGASKDIRIDISNAHSEAEAVEVARSIARNNLLKCAIHGEDPNWGRVLSAIGTTKAAFEPDALDVAINGVWVCKGGSVGEDRDLVDMSGREVVITADLHAGDATATVWTNDLTADYVHENSAYSS; translated from the coding sequence GTGAGCAGCCCCCACCCGACCGCAGGCGTCGGCGTCACCGCGGCGAAGGGCTTCCGAGCGGCCGGGATCACCGCCGGGATCAAGCAGAGCGGCACCCCCGACCTCGCCCTGGTCATCAACGACGGCCCCACCCGCGCCGCCGCCGGGGTGTTCACCTCCAACCGGGTCAAGGCCGCTCCCGTGCTCTGGTCCGAGCAGGTGCTCAAGGGCGGGCAGGTCTCCGCGGTGGTACTCAACTCCGGTGGCGCCAACGCCTGCACCGGACCGCTCGGCTTCCAGGACACCCACGCCACCGCCGAGCGCGTGGCCGAGGCGCTGGGCGTGGACGCGGCCGAGGTCGCCGTCGCCTCCACCGGCCTGATCGGCGTCCGGCTGCCGATGGACCAGCTGCTGCCCGGCATCGACACCGCCGCCGCCGAGCTCGGCGAGGACGGCGGCGAGGCCGCCGCCATCGCCATCAAGACCACCGACACCGTGCACAAGACCGCCACCGCCGGCGGCCCCGGCTGGACCGTCGGCGGCATGGCCAAGGGCGCCGGGATGCTGGCCCCCGGCCTGGCCACGATGCTGGTGGTGCTCACCACCGACGCCGAGGTCGACTCCGCCGGACTGGACGCCGCCCTGCGCGCGGCCACCCGCACCACCTTCGACCGGGTCGACTCCGACGGCTGCATGTCCACCAACGACACCGTGCTGCTGCTCGCCTCCGGCGCCTCGCACACCAGGCCGGTGCCGCACGAGTTCGCCGAGGCCGTCCGCAGCGTCTGCGCCGACCTCGCCCGGCAGCTCGTCGGCGACGCCGAGGGCGCCAGCAAGGACATCCGGATCGACATCAGCAACGCCCACAGCGAGGCCGAGGCCGTCGAGGTGGCCCGCAGCATCGCCCGGAACAACCTGCTCAAGTGCGCCATCCACGGCGAGGACCCGAACTGGGGCCGGGTGCTGTCCGCGATCGGCACCACCAAGGCGGCCTTCGAGCCGGACGCCCTCGACGTCGCCATCAACGGCGTCTGGGTGTGCAAGGGCGGCAGCGTCGGCGAGGACCGCGACCTGGTCGACATGTCGGGCCGCGAGGTGGTCATCACCGCCGACCTGCACGCCGGGGACGCCACCGCCACCGTCTGGACCAACGACCTCACCGCCGACTACGTCCACGAGAACAGCGCCTACTCCAGCTGA
- the argB gene encoding acetylglutamate kinase produces the protein MQIAPKGEQARNNTALPKALTLVEALPWLERFHGKTVVIKFGGNAMVDQELKAAFAQDVVFLRYAGLRPVIVHGGGPQISAHLDKLGLESSFTAGLRVTTPETMDVVRMVLAGQVQRELVGLLNEHGPFAVGMTGEDAHTMTAVKRYAEVDGEQVDIGLVGDIAHVEPGAVNALLADGRIPVISSVARGLDGHVYNINADTAASAMAVALGAEMLVVLTDVEGLYADWPASDDVISQLGASELEKILPTLASGMLPKMEGCLRAVREGVGTARVLDGRVQHSLLLEIFTDEGIGTMVVPDNDNEPIITGGLA, from the coding sequence GTGCAGATCGCACCCAAGGGCGAGCAGGCCCGCAACAACACCGCGCTGCCCAAGGCGCTCACCCTGGTCGAGGCACTGCCCTGGCTGGAGCGCTTCCACGGCAAGACCGTGGTCATCAAGTTCGGCGGCAACGCCATGGTCGACCAGGAGCTGAAGGCCGCGTTCGCGCAGGACGTGGTGTTCCTGCGCTACGCCGGGCTGCGCCCGGTCATCGTCCACGGCGGGGGCCCGCAGATCAGCGCCCACCTGGACAAGCTCGGCCTGGAGTCCTCGTTCACCGCCGGGCTGCGGGTGACCACCCCGGAGACCATGGACGTGGTCCGGATGGTCCTCGCCGGGCAGGTGCAGCGCGAACTCGTCGGCCTGCTCAACGAGCACGGCCCGTTCGCGGTCGGGATGACCGGCGAGGACGCGCACACCATGACCGCGGTCAAGCGCTACGCCGAGGTCGACGGCGAACAGGTCGACATCGGCCTGGTCGGCGACATCGCGCACGTCGAGCCGGGCGCGGTGAACGCGCTGCTGGCGGACGGCCGGATCCCGGTCATCTCCTCGGTCGCGCGCGGCCTGGACGGCCACGTCTACAACATCAACGCGGACACCGCCGCCTCCGCCATGGCGGTGGCCCTGGGCGCGGAGATGCTGGTCGTGCTCACCGACGTCGAGGGCCTGTACGCCGACTGGCCGGCCAGCGACGACGTGATCAGCCAGCTCGGCGCGTCCGAGCTGGAGAAAATACTGCCCACGCTGGCCAGCGGCATGCTCCCGAAGATGGAGGGCTGCCTGCGGGCGGTACGCGAGGGGGTGGGCACCGCGCGCGTCCTGGACGGGCGCGTCCAGCACAGCCTGCTGCTGGAGATCTTCACCGACGAGGGCATCGGCACCATGGTCGTGCCGGACAACGACAACGAGCCGATCATCACAGGGGGTCTGGCATGA
- the cbiE gene encoding precorrin-6y C5,15-methyltransferase (decarboxylating) subunit CbiE, which produces MADRVTVIGWDGSPLTRAAQAALDAATLVAGGSSQLRDLRLPPGAERMALGSVTLVARRIVDHRGTAVVVAEGDPGFFGVVRTLRKPEYGLELEVLPAVSSVAAAFARAGMAWDDAQVVSTHGRGLRRAANVCRAYPKVAVLTAPGAGPAELALMLRDVHHTFVICEALGSPDENITVLTSDRVPDHLWRDPSVVIVIGGGRRDPDAPSGWLAGRPVDFPGPERGWAAEAPAAEGRAEDGADPGAELPAAVRALVLARIGPRPGDLLWDVGAGAGSLAVDAARAGAAVLAVDRDADACARIDVTARRYGVHVRTVHGTAPAVLADLPEPDVVLARGAADVLRACLGRRPERVVVLPRTLEQVEAARRALAEVGYTVDGALLDSSPLASLVGPPARAARPLAPVFVLWGDR; this is translated from the coding sequence ATGGCTGACCGGGTCACAGTGATCGGCTGGGACGGTTCGCCGCTGACCCGGGCGGCGCAGGCGGCGCTCGACGCGGCGACCCTGGTCGCGGGCGGCAGCAGCCAACTCCGGGACCTGCGGCTGCCACCGGGGGCGGAGCGGATGGCGCTGGGCAGCGTCACGCTGGTCGCCCGCCGGATCGTCGACCACCGGGGCACCGCGGTCGTGGTCGCCGAGGGCGACCCCGGCTTCTTCGGCGTCGTGCGCACCCTCCGCAAGCCCGAGTACGGCCTGGAACTGGAGGTCCTGCCCGCGGTCTCCTCGGTCGCGGCGGCCTTCGCCCGGGCCGGGATGGCCTGGGACGACGCCCAGGTCGTCAGCACCCACGGCCGGGGGCTGCGCCGCGCAGCCAACGTCTGCCGGGCGTACCCGAAGGTCGCGGTGCTGACCGCGCCCGGCGCCGGTCCCGCCGAACTCGCGCTGATGCTGCGCGACGTCCACCACACCTTCGTCATCTGCGAGGCGCTGGGCAGCCCGGACGAGAACATCACCGTGCTCACCTCCGACCGGGTGCCGGACCACCTGTGGCGGGACCCCAGCGTGGTGATCGTGATCGGCGGCGGCCGACGGGACCCGGACGCGCCCTCCGGCTGGCTGGCCGGGCGTCCGGTGGACTTCCCCGGGCCCGAGCGCGGCTGGGCGGCCGAGGCCCCGGCCGCCGAGGGCCGCGCCGAGGACGGCGCCGACCCCGGGGCCGAACTCCCCGCCGCCGTCCGCGCCCTGGTACTGGCCCGGATCGGGCCCCGGCCCGGCGACCTGCTCTGGGACGTCGGCGCCGGCGCCGGCTCGCTGGCCGTGGACGCGGCCAGGGCCGGGGCCGCCGTGCTCGCGGTCGACCGGGACGCCGACGCCTGCGCCCGGATCGATGTCACCGCCCGCCGCTACGGTGTGCACGTGAGGACCGTCCACGGCACCGCTCCGGCCGTGCTCGCCGACCTGCCCGAGCCCGACGTGGTGCTGGCGCGCGGCGCCGCCGACGTGCTCCGCGCCTGCCTGGGCCGCCGCCCGGAGCGCGTGGTCGTCCTGCCGCGCACCCTGGAGCAGGTCGAGGCCGCCCGGCGGGCGCTGGCCGAGGTCGGCTACACGGTCGACGGCGCGCTGTTGGACAGTTCGCCGCTCGCGTCGCTGGTCGGACCGCCCGCCCGGGCAGCCCGACCACTCGCACCTGTGTTCGTGCTCTGGGGCGACCGCTGA
- a CDS encoding GNAT family N-acetyltransferase, translating to MGMSVTTSIATEADAERILKLQYLCYQSEAELYGDWAIEPLTQSLDSLSAELKDRHVLVARLGDEVVGSVRGWVDADGVGRIGRLCVHPRMQRHGLGTRLVRGMEQRLAEDERPVSGYRLFTGHRSLGNLRLYERLGYRRTDVEEVSTGLSFIAMEKSVPELAATA from the coding sequence ATGGGCATGAGCGTAACCACCTCGATAGCTACCGAGGCCGACGCCGAGCGGATTCTCAAGCTTCAGTACCTCTGCTACCAGAGCGAGGCCGAGCTGTACGGCGACTGGGCCATCGAGCCGCTGACGCAGTCGCTGGACAGCCTCAGCGCCGAGCTGAAGGACCGGCACGTGCTCGTCGCCCGCCTCGGCGACGAGGTCGTCGGCAGCGTCCGGGGCTGGGTCGACGCGGACGGGGTGGGCCGGATCGGCCGCCTCTGCGTCCACCCCCGGATGCAGCGCCACGGACTCGGCACCCGGCTGGTGCGCGGCATGGAGCAGCGGCTGGCCGAGGACGAGCGCCCGGTCTCCGGGTACCGCCTGTTCACCGGTCACCGCAGCCTCGGCAACCTGCGGCTGTACGAGCGCCTCGGCTACCGGCGGACCGACGTCGAGGAGGTCAGCACCGGGCTGAGCTTCATCGCCATGGAGAAGTCGGTGCCCGAGCTGGCCGCCACGGCCTAG